A window of Primulina huaijiensis isolate GDHJ02 chromosome 9, ASM1229523v2, whole genome shotgun sequence contains these coding sequences:
- the LOC140984003 gene encoding uncharacterized protein: protein MLDKKYRAEDAGLKKFIVGRFLDFQMVDSKSVMSQVQELQLILHEIHAEGMSLSESFQDAALIEKLPPLWKDCKNYLKHKRKEMGLEDLIVRLRIEEDNKSTEAKASKMAARVNIVESSFKWKKRKFEKQPQQSKQPPNKKKFKGICYNCEKPNHMAKDCRKPKKGNPQANVVQERSVPFDFSQLDLSAVILEANLVENSNEWWVDTGATRHICSNKGMFFTYTPSTGRKLYMGNSATSEVVGTGNVVLKMTSGL, encoded by the coding sequence ATGCTTGATAAGAAATACAGGGCGGAGGATGCGGGCTTGAAGAAGTTCATTGTTGGGAGATTTTTGGATTTCCagatggtggactcaaaatcGGTGATGAGTCAAGTGCAAGAACTACAACTTATCTTGCACGAGATTCATGCGGAAGGAATGAGTCTAAGCGAGTCCTTCCAAGATGCTGCATTGATCGAGAAACTCCCTCCATTGTGGAAAGATTGCAAGAATTATTTGAAGCATAAAAGGAAGGAGATGGGATTGGAGGATCTCATTGTGAGATTGAGGATAGAAGAGGACAACAAGAGCACCGAGGCCAAGGCAAGTAAGATGGCAGCAAGGGTGAACATTGTTGAATCAAGTTTCAAATGGAAGAAGAGGAAGTTTGAGAAGCAACCACAACAAAGCAAACAACCACCAAATAAGAAGAAATTCAAAGGCATTTGTTATAACTGCGAAAAACCGAATCACATGGCTAAGGATTGTAGGAAGCCAAAGAAGGGAAATCCTCAAGCCAACGTAGTTCAAGAAAGGTCGGtaccatttgatttttctcaacTCGATTTGTCTGCAGTTATTTTGGAAGCCAATTTGGTGGAAAACTCCAACGAGTGGTGGGTTGATACTGGAGCAACTCGACACATATGCTCCAACAAGGGGATGTTCTTCACATACACTCCATCGACCGGGAGAAAACTATACATGGGGAACTCGGCTACATCGGAGGTGGTGGGCActggaaatgtggtactgaaGATGACATCGGGTTTGTAA